A genomic window from Leptolyngbya sp. BL0902 includes:
- the pyrH gene encoding UMP kinase: MTNPYKRVLLKLSGEALMGDLAYGIDPNVVEAITAEIAEVVEEGIEIAIVVGAGNIFRGIMGSAAGMDRATADYIGMIATVMNAMTLQDSLERKGVPTRVQTAIAMQEVAEPYIRRRAIRHLEKNRVVIFGAGSGNPFFTTDTTAALRAAEINAEVVFKATKVDGVYDADPKINPEAKRYRTLTYGHVLQHDLKVMDSTAIALCKDNNIPIMVFDLSVPGNIKRALTGEPIGTIVGEACDVS; the protein is encoded by the coding sequence ATGACGAATCCCTATAAGCGAGTCTTACTCAAACTGAGCGGCGAAGCCCTGATGGGCGATCTCGCCTACGGCATTGACCCCAACGTGGTAGAAGCCATCACTGCTGAAATTGCCGAGGTGGTGGAAGAGGGCATTGAAATCGCCATTGTGGTGGGCGCAGGCAACATCTTTCGCGGCATCATGGGTTCGGCGGCGGGGATGGATCGGGCCACGGCGGACTACATCGGCATGATCGCCACGGTGATGAACGCCATGACCCTGCAAGATTCCCTCGAACGCAAGGGCGTGCCCACCCGCGTCCAAACGGCCATCGCCATGCAGGAAGTGGCCGAACCCTACATTCGCCGCCGCGCCATTCGCCACCTGGAGAAAAACCGGGTGGTTATTTTTGGGGCGGGTTCCGGCAATCCCTTCTTTACCACCGACACCACCGCCGCCCTCCGCGCCGCCGAAATCAACGCCGAAGTGGTGTTCAAGGCCACCAAGGTTGACGGTGTTTACGACGCTGATCCTAAAATTAACCCGGAGGCGAAACGTTATCGCACCCTCACCTATGGCCATGTGCTCCAGCACGACCTCAAGGTGATGGATAGCACCGCCATTGCCCTGTGCAAGGACAACAACATCCCTATCATGGTATTTGACCTGTCAGTGCCTGGTAACATTAAACGGGCGCTAACGGGTGAACCCATTGGCACGATTGTAGGAGAGGCTTGTGATGTCAGCTGA
- a CDS encoding lecithin retinol acyltransferase family protein: MVRSDQIYVMRPLASIQGVYQHHGIDCGDGTVIHYRKLGDDAQIERTSLEMFSWGNPIRRVYHAAMDPEDVVMQRAESRLGERQYDLFFNNCEHFATWCKIGRSESAQLAAFGLDRDRVASPLFHRWAERTSQHQTPEQALILFHRAMGDIAVAYQSALTQQQTLQQEMDTWQKVAERALSQQREDLARAALHRKVTAQRQVDDLTQQLRDLVGVELSLQQSREMAEGRGL, from the coding sequence ATGGTGAGAAGCGATCAAATCTACGTGATGCGCCCCCTAGCAAGTATTCAGGGGGTCTACCAACACCACGGCATCGACTGCGGCGATGGCACCGTTATCCACTACCGCAAACTGGGAGACGACGCCCAAATCGAGCGCACCAGCCTAGAGATGTTTTCTTGGGGCAACCCCATTCGGCGGGTGTATCACGCCGCGATGGATCCCGAAGATGTAGTGATGCAACGGGCCGAAAGTCGCCTTGGAGAACGCCAGTATGATTTGTTCTTCAACAACTGCGAACACTTTGCCACCTGGTGCAAAATAGGCCGTTCCGAAAGCGCCCAACTTGCCGCCTTTGGCCTTGATCGAGACCGGGTAGCAAGCCCTCTATTTCATCGCTGGGCCGAACGCACCAGCCAACACCAAACCCCAGAACAGGCGCTCATTCTGTTCCATAGGGCCATGGGCGACATTGCCGTGGCCTACCAATCCGCCCTCACCCAGCAGCAGACCCTTCAGCAAGAGATGGATACCTGGCAAAAGGTGGCCGAACGGGCCTTATCTCAACAGCGCGAAGACCTCGCTAGAGCCGCCCTCCATCGCAAAGTCACGGCCCAGCGCCAAGTGGATGACCTCACCCAACAACTGCGCGACTTGGTGGGGGTAGAACTATCGCTTCAGCAAAGCCGGGAGATGGCTGAGGGGAGAGGCTTGTAG
- the frr gene encoding ribosome recycling factor produces MSADDILLEIEDQMQKATEATQRNFNTIRTGRANASLLDRIEVEYYGVATPLKQMSNISIPDASTLMIQPYDGSTLTAIERAISMSDVGLTPNNDGKVIRLNIPPLTTERRQEFVKTANKIAEEGRVSIRNQRRNGIDGIKKLEKASEISEDESRDYQDEIQKLTDKYIAKLDDLLAIKEKDITTV; encoded by the coding sequence ATGTCAGCTGACGATATTTTGCTTGAAATTGAAGACCAAATGCAGAAGGCCACCGAGGCCACCCAGCGCAACTTCAACACCATCCGCACCGGGCGGGCCAATGCCTCCCTGCTAGACCGGATTGAAGTGGAATATTACGGCGTGGCCACCCCCCTCAAGCAGATGTCCAACATCTCCATCCCCGACGCCAGCACCCTGATGATTCAGCCCTACGACGGCAGCACTCTAACCGCCATCGAACGGGCGATTTCCATGTCTGACGTGGGCCTCACCCCCAACAACGACGGCAAGGTGATTCGGCTGAATATTCCCCCCCTCACCACCGAGCGGCGGCAGGAATTTGTTAAAACCGCCAACAAAATCGCTGAAGAAGGCCGGGTCTCCATCCGCAACCAGCGCCGCAACGGCATCGACGGCATCAAAAAGCTAGAGAAAGCCAGCGAGATTTCTGAAGACGAATCCCGCGACTATCAGGACGAAATCCAAAAGCTCACCGATAAATACATCGCTAAGCTGGATGATCTCCTAGCCATCAAAGAAAAGGACATCACCACTGTCTAA
- a CDS encoding DUF433 domain-containing protein — translation MLGFDRITFDPKIMAGQACIRGMRVPVSLVLNLVTNGQTVEAIIEDYPYLELEDIQ, via the coding sequence ATGCTGGGCTTTGATCGGATTACCTTTGATCCAAAAATTATGGCTGGGCAAGCCTGTATTCGTGGAATGCGGGTTCCAGTTTCCTTAGTGTTGAACCTAGTCACCAATGGTCAGACCGTAGAGGCCATTATTGAAGACTATCCCTACCTAGAACTTGAAGATATTCAGTAA
- a CDS encoding FHA domain-containing protein, whose translation MITLSLLHPLHKTPVQHWPFDQETVIRVGRSSDNNVILYSAVVSRHHVEILRTENGWRIKNIGTNGTYVDGKRIDEIPVEDGIIIRLARSGPNIQIHTTPEKRDPLKELLNSRRREDSHSPDDLHPIPTALDADDMPHQATLIGEDKDGLTP comes from the coding sequence GTGATTACCCTTTCCCTGCTCCATCCCCTGCATAAAACCCCGGTACAGCACTGGCCTTTTGACCAGGAAACCGTGATCCGGGTGGGTCGATCTAGCGATAACAATGTGATTCTCTACAGTGCGGTGGTGTCGCGGCACCACGTGGAAATTCTTCGTACCGAAAATGGCTGGCGCATCAAAAACATTGGCACCAATGGCACCTATGTGGACGGCAAGCGCATCGACGAAATTCCCGTGGAGGATGGAATCATCATTCGGCTAGCCCGATCTGGCCCCAACATCCAAATCCACACCACCCCCGAAAAGCGCGACCCGCTGAAGGAACTGCTCAACAGTCGGCGACGGGAGGACAGCCACAGCCCCGACGATCTCCATCCCATCCCCACCGCCCTCGATGCCGACGATATGCCCCACCAGGCAACCCTGATTGGCGAGGACAAAGACGGCCTCACCCCCTAG
- the pgl gene encoding 6-phosphogluconolactonase translates to MTEPTISILPDKTALVQYALGRSVDIIQQAIADHGYCTLALAGGSTPKPLYEGLAQQDLPWDKLYIFWGDERYVPVDHPDSNAGMAKQAWLDQVPIPADHIHITPTAEGDPAQSAQGYEDMLKAAFAPLQPLSGAGFPRFDLIWLGMGDDGHTASLFPHTAALEEAERWITVGDKDGEPRITFTASLINHSRRVMVVAAGASKQPALAQVFSATAADADYPIRLVRPTGTLEWLLDAEAVGNLALPDAQRITP, encoded by the coding sequence ATGACTGAGCCAACCATTTCCATCCTGCCGGACAAAACGGCCCTCGTGCAGTATGCCCTAGGGCGTTCGGTAGACATCATTCAGCAGGCCATTGCCGACCACGGCTATTGCACCCTGGCGCTGGCGGGGGGCAGCACCCCCAAACCCCTCTACGAAGGATTAGCCCAGCAGGATTTGCCCTGGGACAAGCTCTACATTTTTTGGGGCGATGAGCGCTATGTGCCTGTGGATCATCCCGATAGCAACGCAGGCATGGCGAAGCAGGCTTGGTTAGACCAGGTGCCCATTCCGGCGGATCACATCCACATCACCCCCACCGCCGAGGGCGATCCGGCCCAGTCGGCCCAGGGCTATGAGGATATGCTTAAAGCGGCGTTTGCCCCGTTGCAACCCCTGTCTGGGGCGGGCTTTCCTCGGTTTGACCTGATCTGGCTGGGCATGGGCGACGATGGCCACACCGCGTCCCTGTTTCCCCACACAGCGGCCCTAGAGGAGGCAGAACGCTGGATTACTGTGGGCGACAAGGACGGCGAACCTCGGATTACCTTCACGGCCTCGCTGATTAACCACAGCCGTCGGGTGATGGTGGTGGCGGCGGGGGCCAGCAAGCAGCCTGCCCTGGCCCAGGTGTTTTCGGCCACGGCAGCGGACGCCGACTACCCCATTCGCCTGGTGCGGCCCACCGGAACCCTAGAGTGGCTCCTAGATGCCGAGGCTGTGGGTAATTTGGCCTTGCCAGACGCGCAGCGCATCACCCCCTAG